The following is a genomic window from Aminiphilus circumscriptus DSM 16581.
TGCGATGAGCGCACGGCGAGGGAACGCCCCTGCGCCGCGAAAGATGCCCTATTGGGTTGTCTCCGGGGATGCGGGGGCGATGTCCGCCAGCTCCAGATAGAGGCGCACCCGCTCGGCCAAGCGCTCCCGGTCGAGAGGGCCGTTGCTGGTCTGCACGGAGAAGAGTTTCTCCGGAATGACCACCTTTTCCGGGGAGAATCCGCAGGCCCTCTTCCAGGCGTGTTTTCTCCGGAGTGTCTCCTCTCCGAGGCGGCGAAGCTCTTCGGGCGTGCGGGAAATGCCCAGGGCGGCCAGGGCCGCCGAGATGGTCTCGCCGTCGTAGATGCTCCGGGCGAAGAGGCAGGTGACGAGAGAGTTGGTGACCATGCGCCACTGGGCGTCCTTCACCTGCGCCGCCACCTGTTCCCGCAGGGGCTGGGGCTTGCCGAGAAGCTTCTGATCGATGCCGTAGCCGCCGTCGTCCAGATGAGAGTGGCGCACCCCCATGATCCAGGTCAGAAGGGCGTTTTCGCCCGTGAGATAGCCCGCGGGCTCCAGCCCGCCGAAGTGCATGGCGAACCGCTCGCCGCCGTAGACGGCGGCACAGTGGGCCGTTCCCTTCTCGAGGTCGCGGTAGAACTGCCCCGCTCCGGTGCGGATGCGGTGCAGAACCTCCAGATAGCCTCCGGCGTCGCCGAACTGAATGGGGAGCCCTTCCGTGACGTCCAGGCCGATGACGCCCGAGAGAAATGCCTCGGAGGCCCAGGCGAGAGTGCACCCCATGCTCATGGCGTCCCAGCCCTCTTTCTCCACGGCGAGGATGAGGCGCAGCACGTCCTCCGGGGAGCCCAGGCTCAGCTGCGTTCCCAGGGCGTAGATGAGTTCGTAGTCGTAGGGGACCTTGGTGGTGCGGTAGTGGTAGGGCTTGAACTCCTCCCGGATCTCCGCCACGTGGATGCAGCCGCACTGGCAGTGTGCGCAGGCGGTGTGCTGCACGAGCCAGTCCCTGGCAAAGCTCTCCCCGGAGAGCGCTTCCGCCCCCTCGAAGTACCCCTGGGAGAAATTGCGCGTGGGCAGCCCCCGGATGGCGTTGAGGGTGAGGATGTTCCCCGCCGTTCCGAGGTCGTGGTACTTGCGCATCTCCCCCGAGTGGACCACCTTGTCGTAGATGCCCTGGTAGGTGTCGCGGTAGCTCTTGAGGTTCTCCGGAACGAAGGCGCCGCTGCCGCTCACGAGAATCGCCTTGAGGTTCTTCGCCCCCAGCACCGCCCCGAGGCCGAGGCGCCCGAAGTGACGCGAGGAGTCCACGGTGGCGCAGGCGAGAGGGGAGAGGCGTTCTCCCGCGGGGCCGATGCGGACCACGGAACTCTTGCGCCCCTCCTGGGGGTCGAAGTCCCGAAGAATGCGCTCCGTGGCGAGGGCGGACTTGCCCCAGACGGTGCGGGCGGAGTGAAAGCGCACCTCGTGGTTGTCGATGGTGAGAAAGATGGGGTGTGGCGCTCTGCCGGTGATGATCAGGGCGTCGATGTCCGCTTCGCGCAGGGCCGCGGCGAGGCGACCTCCCGCGTGGGACTCGCCCAGTTCTCCCGTGAGGGGAGACTTGAAAAGCGCCACCGTCTTGGTCGCCACGGGATAGAGCCCGCTCAGGGGACCGATGACGAAGACCACCGGATTGTCCGGCCCCAGGGGGTCGCAATCGGGCGGGCAGTGCCGAAAGAGCAGCTCCGTTCCCGCGGCGGTGCCGCCGAGCCAGGTGTCGAAAAGCTCCCTGTCCCGGACGAGCCGGGACGTTTGCGCGGAAAGATCGACGAAGAGCAGATTCTCCTGCATGGGATCAGGCCTCCTCCGTCAGGGTCAGGACATTGTTGGGACAGAAGCGGGCGCAGGTGCCGCAGTGCACGCAGGGAAGGGGGATGCGCTCCTCCTCGTCCCACTGAAGCGCCTTGAGCACGCAGGCGCGGACGCAGGCGCCGCAGGAGATGCAGCGTTCCTTCTCCAGCCTTACGCCTCCCTGGGGTTGCACCACCAGCGCCCCCGCGGGGCAGGCGGCGGCGCAGTCCGGTTCGGCGCACCGCAGGCAGGTTCGGAGAGAAAAGGCCCCCTCCACGCCGGAATAGACTCGCACCCGCAGGGCCGCCTTGTTGGTGCTTCCCGCCCTGCGGAAGGTGCGACTGCAGGCGTACATGCAACTGAAGCACCCCACACACTGGTCCCGGTTCGCCACGGTCAGTCTCTTGCTCACGCAAAGATCCCCCTCTCCGTTTCTGCCGCTCTTTTCCCTTCTGTTTTCTTCCGTTTTCGTCCGTTTGCCCTTCCGCCCCGTGCCGTACAGGACCGTTTTGTCGTGCGCGCCGTGCCCCGTTCCGCCCTGTTCCGATCCGTCTCGTGTCGATCCGCCGCCGATTTCCCTCGCGTTTGCGTCGCCACGGAGCGAAAGGCCACACTTTCCCGTCTTTTCGACGGATTTCGGAAATAAAGAAAGGAGCCCTTGAAAAGGGCTCCCGCTCTTCGTCTGGGGGGAGTGGCGTGATCGTCCTTTGTTTGGATGCCATCCTAGGGGAACACCCGGAGAATGTCAAGAAGAACGGCTTTCCGTGGTTTGTCGTATACTGCATGGAAATGTTTGCGATTGTTCGAAATGGCAATGGCAATGGGAATGGAAATGGAAATGGAATGGTGCGCCTCTTCCGCCTTGGTCTCTGGACGGGGCGTGCGCCATCTGGGAAGATGAACGTGTCCGCTCCGCCGCGCACGCCGCCGCGGGCACGCCCCGGAAAACGCGGCGGGGCGAGAGGGCTCGGCAACACGGACGATGGCAGCGGCTGGTTTGATTCATCATTCCGACCGTGGCAGTCAGTACTGCGCCGCGGGCTACCGAAAACTCCTTGACCAGTTCAAAATGCGGGCATCGATGAGCCGCCGGAGGAACTGCTATGACAACGCGCCCATTGAGAGTTTTTGGGGTGTGCTGAAAAACGAACTCGTTCATCATCGCCGTTACGAAACCCGGCAGGAAGCTATACGGCAGATCACGACGTACATCGAAATCTTTACAATCGGCAGCGACGGCAGAAGAGGCTTGGTTATGGAAGCTCTGAATAAAGACCTTTGGCTTTTCCTTGACTCGGGTCGCATCAGGCTCTGCGAGGTGCCCCGCGGGGCTGACGTAGCCTTATTCAGAGATTTCTTCTCTCTCCCCTGTCTCCTATGAGAAACAATTTTTCAAAGAGCAGTAGGCTGCTTACATGTTTTGGTGTCCGCTATCGACGACCGACCCCACTCCGTTGC
Proteins encoded in this region:
- a CDS encoding 4Fe-4S dicluster domain-containing protein translates to MSKRLTVANRDQCVGCFSCMYACSRTFRRAGSTNKAALRVRVYSGVEGAFSLRTCLRCAEPDCAAACPAGALVVQPQGGVRLEKERCISCGACVRACVLKALQWDEEERIPLPCVHCGTCARFCPNNVLTLTEEA
- a CDS encoding aldehyde ferredoxin oxidoreductase N-terminal domain-containing protein — protein: MQENLLFVDLSAQTSRLVRDRELFDTWLGGTAAGTELLFRHCPPDCDPLGPDNPVVFVIGPLSGLYPVATKTVALFKSPLTGELGESHAGGRLAAALREADIDALIITGRAPHPIFLTIDNHEVRFHSARTVWGKSALATERILRDFDPQEGRKSSVVRIGPAGERLSPLACATVDSSRHFGRLGLGAVLGAKNLKAILVSGSGAFVPENLKSYRDTYQGIYDKVVHSGEMRKYHDLGTAGNILTLNAIRGLPTRNFSQGYFEGAEALSGESFARDWLVQHTACAHCQCGCIHVAEIREEFKPYHYRTTKVPYDYELIYALGTQLSLGSPEDVLRLILAVEKEGWDAMSMGCTLAWASEAFLSGVIGLDVTEGLPIQFGDAGGYLEVLHRIRTGAGQFYRDLEKGTAHCAAVYGGERFAMHFGGLEPAGYLTGENALLTWIMGVRHSHLDDGGYGIDQKLLGKPQPLREQVAAQVKDAQWRMVTNSLVTCLFARSIYDGETISAALAALGISRTPEELRRLGEETLRRKHAWKRACGFSPEKVVIPEKLFSVQTSNGPLDRERLAERVRLYLELADIAPASPETTQ